One genomic region from Methanothermobacter tenebrarum encodes:
- a CDS encoding N-6 DNA methylase, which yields MKLPRIEERTLYSPIIDCLHELGFEAVGETKVGKKHPDILFTYDETSFVIEVKIGKPEIGLNAVAQAHDYAKKLGTQNNIIILIYPENYRNQVILDESIVRRIALEEEIHTLVLTEYWTESLVTEPIRLFESLKDKIINKKRKVDFNTVVNLIKTYVKDLGDIIYQIETDQLVPEVVDKLDLFSSIGEIKDKRKAEKQVKVLASYLLFNQLLFYHIFKRKAQNKLLPELEKIKNVQELQSYFDHITSINYKSIYNVNILGHIPNEKPVIDTLNELIEAIKLLRAEHITHDLAGRFFHDLIPQEVRKILAAFYTHPIAAEILAGLTMNSWDEKVIDPACGSGTLLVSAYKRKQKLYQQLYGYKDHDKIHRRFLEEDLTGIDIMPFAAHITTINLAAQNIKQETNVVRVVTQDSLELAEKLRRGEFKDRGIRFSPYTVTVQQTLFGASNQKESKGTVSPEGKGEKFHLKPVDVVIMNPPFSDREKMPRYMLEKLKNNDTLGGICGHKVNLWGYFIALADYLLKPGGRIGAVIPINIFRGEATEKIRKYLIENYKIEYIIKPEKNIAFSEDADFRDILLVARKEKPSREDKVRFVILNEDIHSLSLQDAAKIVKHIKGSLVSENRLDIVDYEYALIRENINNLMPLFGPTSTRTGQILSNFLSIIKKHAGHLLRNLKKSEIREGFKPPFAGLSEMAFINNPSFGENRIKRAFLILEEDNRESVRFYIKKWPNRIFKIGKSKLKPALRTLTDIKTFNIPDNADYIITDKFKDYKTVLKLSKFKDKENFTYDIVRERIKGKWTYMVTARRFRPNSKNTYFFAFSSNKRIIAPDTFKCILLEKESAKINTLYLNSIMGITSLVLLREQTTEGYIDIREKDLVLFDIIDVNLLDREQKAELLRLYDELKGCEFPSLLDQFKDRFWGRTKLDKRLLEILGVPEDVIEEWLPKVYDAIVGELSHD from the coding sequence ATGAAGCTTCCAAGGATAGAAGAAAGGACCCTCTATTCTCCAATAATAGATTGTTTACATGAACTTGGATTTGAGGCAGTGGGTGAAACTAAAGTTGGCAAAAAACATCCTGACATTCTTTTCACTTATGATGAAACTTCCTTTGTAATTGAAGTTAAAATAGGAAAGCCAGAAATTGGATTAAATGCTGTTGCCCAAGCTCATGATTATGCTAAAAAATTGGGAACACAAAATAATATAATCATTCTCATTTACCCCGAGAATTATAGAAATCAAGTAATTCTTGATGAGAGTATCGTAAGGAGAATTGCACTAGAAGAAGAAATTCATACTTTGGTTTTAACAGAATATTGGACTGAGAGCCTTGTTACAGAACCAATCAGGCTATTTGAATCTCTAAAAGACAAGATTATTAATAAGAAAAGAAAAGTTGATTTCAATACAGTAGTCAATTTAATAAAAACCTATGTTAAAGACCTCGGCGACATAATTTATCAAATAGAAACAGACCAATTAGTTCCGGAGGTTGTAGACAAGTTAGATCTATTTTCTTCAATAGGTGAAATAAAAGACAAAAGAAAAGCAGAAAAACAAGTTAAAGTTTTGGCCTCCTACCTTTTGTTTAATCAACTTCTATTTTACCACATTTTTAAAAGAAAGGCACAAAATAAATTATTGCCAGAATTGGAGAAAATAAAGAACGTCCAAGAACTGCAAAGTTACTTTGATCACATTACAAGCATAAATTACAAATCTATTTACAATGTTAATATTTTAGGTCACATTCCCAACGAAAAACCCGTTATTGACACTCTAAATGAATTAATAGAAGCAATAAAATTGTTAAGAGCAGAACATATAACTCATGATTTAGCAGGCAGATTCTTCCATGATTTAATCCCCCAAGAAGTTAGAAAAATCCTAGCAGCCTTTTATACACATCCCATTGCAGCAGAAATATTAGCTGGCCTAACTATGAATTCTTGGGATGAAAAAGTTATAGATCCAGCCTGTGGATCAGGCACATTACTAGTTTCAGCCTATAAAAGAAAACAAAAGTTATATCAACAGCTATACGGTTACAAAGATCACGACAAAATACATAGAAGATTCCTCGAAGAAGATCTTACAGGGATCGACATAATGCCATTTGCTGCCCACATCACTACAATAAATTTAGCAGCCCAAAACATAAAACAGGAAACTAACGTTGTCAGAGTTGTGACCCAAGATTCCCTAGAATTGGCTGAAAAATTAAGAAGGGGAGAATTTAAGGACAGAGGTATAAGATTCTCTCCTTATACAGTAACTGTACAGCAAACTCTTTTCGGAGCTTCCAACCAAAAAGAAAGCAAGGGGACAGTATCCCCAGAAGGAAAAGGAGAGAAATTTCATCTGAAGCCTGTTGATGTCGTAATAATGAACCCCCCCTTCAGTGATAGGGAGAAAATGCCAAGATATATGCTGGAAAAATTGAAAAATAACGACACCCTTGGAGGGATCTGTGGACACAAGGTTAATCTTTGGGGTTACTTCATAGCCCTCGCAGACTACCTACTCAAACCTGGTGGGCGCATAGGCGCTGTTATACCAATAAACATATTCAGAGGAGAGGCCACAGAAAAAATAAGGAAATATCTGATCGAAAATTACAAAATCGAATACATTATCAAACCAGAAAAAAATATTGCCTTCTCAGAGGATGCGGATTTCAGGGACATATTATTAGTTGCAAGAAAAGAAAAGCCATCCAGGGAGGATAAGGTTCGATTTGTTATATTAAATGAAGACATCCATAGCCTAAGTTTACAAGACGCTGCAAAGATCGTCAAACATATAAAAGGATCTCTGGTTTCTGAAAATAGGTTGGATATTGTCGACTATGAGTATGCGTTGATTAGGGAGAACATCAACAACCTAATGCCCTTATTTGGCCCTACAAGCACCCGAACGGGCCAAATTCTAAGCAACTTCCTTTCAATTATCAAAAAACATGCAGGACACCTGCTAAGAAACCTAAAAAAGTCAGAAATTCGAGAAGGCTTCAAACCTCCTTTTGCCGGCCTCTCTGAGATGGCATTCATAAACAACCCGTCCTTTGGCGAGAATAGGATTAAACGCGCATTCTTAATATTAGAAGAAGACAATAGAGAGTCTGTGAGATTTTATATAAAAAAATGGCCAAATAGAATATTCAAAATTGGAAAATCAAAGTTAAAACCGGCCCTAAGAACCCTAACAGACATCAAAACATTTAACATACCAGACAATGCAGACTACATAATCACAGACAAATTCAAAGACTATAAAACTGTCCTAAAACTCTCCAAATTCAAAGATAAAGAAAACTTCACCTATGACATCGTCAGAGAGAGAATAAAAGGCAAATGGACATATATGGTCACTGCCCGAAGATTCAGGCCAAATTCTAAAAATACTTATTTTTTCGCATTTTCTTCAAATAAAAGGATCATAGCACCTGACACATTCAAGTGTATCCTATTAGAGAAAGAGTCCGCCAAAATTAACACCCTATACCTGAATTCAATCATGGGAATAACCAGTTTAGTTTTATTAAGAGAACAAACCACAGAAGGATACATAGATATAAGAGAAAAAGATTTGGTTCTTTTTGACATAATCGACGTGAATCTTTTAGATAGAGAACAAAAGGCCGAGTTACTCAGATTATATGATGAATTGAAAGGATGCGAATTCCCCTCATTATTAGACCAGTTCAAGGATAGATTTTGGGGAAGAACCAAATTAGATAAGAGATTATTAGAAATTCTTGGGGTGCCTGAGGATGTAATCGAAGAATGGCTTCCAAAAGTCT